A portion of the Deinococcus peraridilitoris DSM 19664 genome contains these proteins:
- a CDS encoding phosphoglycerate kinase yields the protein MNTLKDIDVRGKRVLVRVDYNVPVKNGQIQDATRIDASLPTLEFLLDEGAAVILMSHMGRPKNGPEDKYRLAPAAAALEALLGRPVRYIPSNPASPDTAQALQNLQGGEVALLENVRFENGEEKNDPELARKLASLADVFVLDAFGSAHRAHASVSGVAALLPHAAGFLMHKEVQALSNLLERPESPYVVIIGGAKVSDKIKVIENLLPRVDKMLIGGGMAYTFIKSRGGTIGESIHEDDQLDLARRLLSEFGEKIKLPIDVIAADRFAENASTQVVPADRIPEGWQGLDIGPETRRRYTRALQGARTVFWNGPMGVFEFAAFAEGTNAIADAVAELEGAYTVVGGGDSVSAINKSGQAARISHISTGGGASLELLEGQQLPGVVALG from the coding sequence GTGAACACCCTCAAAGACATCGACGTGCGCGGCAAGCGCGTACTGGTTCGTGTGGACTACAACGTTCCCGTCAAAAACGGTCAGATTCAGGACGCCACCCGCATCGACGCCAGCCTGCCCACCCTGGAGTTTCTGCTCGACGAGGGTGCGGCCGTCATCCTGATGAGCCACATGGGCCGCCCCAAAAACGGTCCTGAGGACAAGTACCGCCTGGCACCCGCCGCGGCCGCCTTGGAGGCGCTGCTGGGCCGCCCCGTCCGGTATATTCCGTCCAACCCCGCCAGCCCGGACACCGCTCAGGCCCTGCAGAATCTGCAGGGCGGCGAAGTGGCCTTGCTGGAAAACGTGCGGTTCGAGAACGGCGAGGAGAAAAACGATCCGGAACTCGCGCGCAAGCTCGCCTCGCTCGCCGACGTTTTCGTGCTGGATGCCTTTGGCAGCGCGCACCGTGCGCACGCCAGCGTCAGCGGTGTGGCGGCCCTGCTGCCGCACGCCGCGGGCTTTCTGATGCACAAGGAAGTCCAGGCGCTCTCGAACCTCCTCGAACGTCCCGAGTCACCCTACGTGGTGATCATCGGCGGCGCCAAAGTCAGCGACAAGATCAAGGTCATCGAAAACTTGCTGCCCAGAGTCGACAAAATGCTGATCGGAGGTGGGATGGCTTACACCTTTATCAAGTCGCGCGGCGGAACGATCGGCGAAAGCATTCACGAAGACGACCAGCTCGATCTGGCTCGCCGGCTGCTGAGCGAGTTCGGTGAGAAGATCAAGCTGCCAATTGACGTGATTGCCGCCGACCGCTTTGCAGAAAATGCCAGCACGCAGGTGGTGCCCGCCGATCGTATTCCAGAAGGCTGGCAAGGCCTCGACATCGGTCCCGAGACGCGCCGGCGCTACACCCGGGCGTTGCAGGGCGCCAGAACTGTTTTCTGGAACGGGCCGATGGGCGTGTTCGAGTTTGCTGCCTTTGCCGAAGGCACCAACGCCATCGCGGACGCCGTTGCCGAACTGGAAGGTGCGTACACCGTCGTGGGGGGCGGCGACTCGGTGAGCGCCATCAACAAGAGCGGTCAGGCCGCCCGCATCAGCCACATTTCCACCGGCGGCGGCGCCAGCCTGGAGCTGCTCGAAGGCCAGCAACTGCCCGGCGTGGTCGCCCTCGGGTAA
- the tpiA gene encoding triose-phosphate isomerase — protein MNKLPSEAGPWAKALQEELPATQAEVAVLAPATHLAFLASDLYGSGVAFGAQDLSAHASGAYTGEISAAMLSDLGARYVITGHSERRTMHGESDDTVAAKARAAQGARLVPIVCVGEALEIREAGRHIDVTLTQLRGSLNRVDGDPSQLVIAYEPVWAIGTGRTATAADAEEMAGAIRKTLHELYGEAASAIRVLYGGSVKPDNVREICGQPNVNGALVGGASLELPSVLGMLAALG, from the coding sequence ATGAACAAACTTCCCTCGGAAGCTGGCCCCTGGGCCAAGGCATTGCAAGAGGAGCTGCCCGCCACACAGGCGGAGGTCGCGGTGCTGGCGCCCGCCACCCACCTGGCGTTTCTGGCTTCCGATCTGTACGGCAGCGGTGTGGCCTTTGGCGCCCAGGATCTGAGCGCGCACGCCTCGGGCGCGTACACCGGTGAAATCAGCGCGGCGATGCTGAGCGATCTGGGTGCACGCTACGTGATCACAGGACACAGCGAGCGGCGCACCATGCACGGCGAAAGCGACGACACCGTGGCGGCGAAGGCGCGCGCGGCGCAGGGAGCGCGCCTGGTGCCGATCGTGTGTGTCGGCGAAGCGCTCGAGATCCGTGAAGCAGGCCGCCATATCGACGTGACGCTGACGCAGCTGCGTGGCAGCCTGAATCGGGTGGATGGTGACCCGTCGCAGCTGGTGATCGCCTACGAGCCGGTGTGGGCCATCGGCACCGGCCGCACGGCCACGGCCGCCGACGCCGAGGAGATGGCGGGCGCGATTCGCAAAACGCTGCACGAACTCTACGGCGAGGCGGCGTCGGCGATTCGGGTGCTGTACGGCGGCAGCGTCAAGCCCGACAACGTGCGCGAAATCTGCGGGCAGCCCAATGTCAACGGGGCGCTGGTGGGCGGCGCGAGCCTCGAACTGCCCAGCGTGCTGGGCATGCTGGCTGCCCTCGGCTGA
- a CDS encoding M24 family metallopeptidase: protein MSQFADLLASEGLTALWVTRPEHVRLLSGFSSPADARILLTASGATLYTDARYTAQAAQESRIPHFIGAPPRSNADREMYAHAREQLGEGRLGFEADHVTVAGLALLEEAFERPLAPTTGLFESLRQRKSPEEIELIRRAVRIADEAYEEVRPQILAGRREIDVALDLEIAMRRRGAEGSAFEIIVASGERGAMPHGAASEKVIQDGELVTIDMGARLHGYHSDMTRTLAVGSVSGELRRLYRTVLEAEEACVQLVRPGVRAADLDAHAREILARHDLAQYFAHSLGHGIGLAVHERPGLSSSSEDVLESGMLVTIEPGVYLPGFGGVRIEDLVLVTDEGYEVLSGATKEGL from the coding sequence ATGTCACAATTTGCTGACCTGTTGGCCTCCGAGGGACTCACTGCCCTGTGGGTGACGCGTCCTGAACACGTGCGGCTGCTGAGCGGATTCTCGAGCCCGGCAGACGCCAGGATCCTGCTGACCGCAAGCGGAGCCACGCTGTACACCGACGCGCGATATACCGCACAGGCCGCGCAGGAGTCGAGAATTCCGCACTTCATCGGTGCTCCGCCACGATCGAATGCCGACCGGGAAATGTACGCCCACGCCCGCGAGCAGCTCGGCGAAGGCCGGTTGGGTTTCGAGGCCGATCACGTCACCGTCGCCGGCCTTGCCCTCCTGGAAGAAGCGTTCGAGCGCCCGCTCGCTCCCACAACTGGTCTCTTCGAATCGCTGCGGCAACGCAAATCGCCAGAGGAAATCGAGCTGATCCGCCGCGCGGTACGCATCGCCGACGAAGCGTACGAAGAGGTGCGCCCACAAATCCTGGCCGGCCGACGTGAAATCGACGTGGCGCTCGACCTCGAAATCGCCATGCGCCGACGAGGAGCCGAAGGCAGCGCCTTTGAGATCATCGTCGCCTCCGGTGAGCGGGGCGCCATGCCACACGGCGCCGCCTCCGAAAAAGTCATTCAGGACGGCGAACTTGTTACGATTGACATGGGAGCGCGCCTCCACGGCTACCACAGTGATATGACCCGCACGTTGGCCGTGGGCTCCGTTTCCGGCGAGCTGCGCCGGTTGTACCGGACCGTACTGGAAGCCGAGGAAGCCTGCGTGCAGCTGGTCCGACCAGGGGTACGCGCCGCCGATCTCGACGCTCATGCCCGCGAGATCCTTGCACGGCACGACCTCGCCCAGTATTTCGCCCACTCGCTGGGACACGGCATCGGCCTGGCAGTTCACGAGCGACCAGGACTCAGTTCCAGCAGCGAGGACGTACTGGAAAGCGGAATGCTCGTCACCATCGAGCCCGGCGTGTATCTGCCCGGGTTCGGTGGCGTGCGCATCGAGGATCTGGTGCTGGTCACCGACGAGGGGTACGAGGTGCTTTCAGGCGCCACGAAAGAAGGCCTGTGA
- a CDS encoding septal ring lytic transglycosylase RlpA family protein has translation MRILLVSLGLAACTWAATDHASYRVRPGDTAWSLARANGLSVAELLKLNALESADLQVGQRLDFAVHETDGGARPETMTASPVTTKVWQRGFAVYYTGQRDAQTSMTAAHLTLPFGTMVRVTHQRSGKSVIVKINDRGPFNRPERIVDLSMDAARELDILNEGVAPVTLEVLGVPGFALRKP, from the coding sequence GTGAGAATTCTGCTGGTCAGTCTGGGTCTGGCCGCCTGCACCTGGGCCGCGACCGATCACGCTTCTTACCGCGTTCGACCGGGCGACACGGCCTGGTCGCTCGCGCGGGCGAACGGACTCAGCGTGGCAGAGCTGCTGAAACTGAACGCGCTGGAGAGCGCCGACCTACAGGTCGGGCAGCGGCTCGACTTCGCAGTCCACGAAACGGACGGCGGAGCAAGGCCGGAGACGATGACGGCGTCGCCGGTCACGACCAAGGTCTGGCAACGGGGATTCGCGGTGTACTACACCGGCCAACGGGACGCCCAGACCAGCATGACTGCCGCTCACCTCACGCTGCCGTTTGGCACGATGGTCCGGGTGACGCATCAGCGCAGCGGCAAAAGTGTCATCGTGAAAATCAACGACCGTGGACCGTTCAACCGCCCGGAGCGGATCGTGGACCTGTCGATGGACGCGGCCCGTGAGCTCGACATCCTGAACGAGGGCGTGGCGCCCGTCACGCTGGAAGTGCTGGGCGTGCCGGGATTCGCGCTGCGCAAACCGTGA
- a CDS encoding aspartate kinase, translating to MIIMKFGGTLMGSASAIERSASLVAAEVRRGTSVVVAVSAMVGVTDSLLALASQAEQGDIAYANDAVTQLRIRHLSTIETLGGAPNSDTAREVRELCESLRQTVAGVALLKELSRRSRDLIVSFGERLSAPLMALALENLGVRAHHLSGGGAGLLTDGQFGNARPLPEAYPRLRERLGGLLGAGLTPVVAGFIGETTQGVTTTLGRGGTDYTATIIGAALSAAEVWTWKDVDGVMSADPRLVEGARNLAQLSYAEVMELAYFGAKVLHPLAVTPLQQSGIPLRVKGAADPDHPGTLIVAEPQIDPAHPVKAVTAIRNLAVLTVGGAGLVGVPDAFGQIFQVLAREEINVHMISQGNSQATLSLVVSQPDARRAAEVLKRDLGNSGYPRELHLQENVAVVAVVGEGMRGSRGVAARLFGAVAQANVNLLMIAQGSSELNISFAIENRDVEAAVRAAHAAFELGAQLRPA from the coding sequence ATGATCATCATGAAATTCGGCGGCACCCTGATGGGTTCCGCGTCCGCCATCGAACGCTCTGCGTCTCTGGTCGCCGCTGAAGTGCGGCGTGGGACGTCGGTGGTCGTGGCCGTGTCCGCGATGGTCGGCGTGACCGATTCGCTGCTGGCGCTGGCGTCGCAGGCGGAACAGGGTGACATCGCCTACGCCAACGACGCGGTCACACAACTGCGCATCCGTCATCTCAGCACCATCGAGACGCTCGGCGGTGCACCGAACTCTGATACGGCGCGCGAGGTGCGCGAACTCTGCGAGTCACTGCGTCAGACGGTCGCCGGGGTCGCGCTGCTCAAAGAGCTCAGCAGGCGTTCGCGCGACCTGATCGTGTCGTTCGGTGAGCGGCTGTCGGCACCCCTGATGGCGCTGGCGCTTGAGAATCTGGGCGTGCGCGCCCACCACCTCAGCGGCGGCGGTGCAGGACTGCTCACCGACGGGCAGTTCGGCAACGCGCGCCCCTTGCCGGAAGCCTACCCACGTCTGCGCGAGCGCCTGGGCGGCCTGCTGGGAGCAGGCCTGACGCCCGTGGTCGCCGGTTTCATCGGTGAGACCACCCAGGGCGTCACGACGACCCTGGGGCGCGGCGGAACCGATTACACCGCCACCATTATCGGGGCCGCGCTGTCGGCGGCGGAAGTCTGGACCTGGAAAGATGTCGACGGGGTCATGAGCGCCGATCCGCGCCTGGTGGAGGGTGCACGCAATCTGGCGCAGCTCAGTTATGCCGAGGTGATGGAACTGGCCTATTTCGGCGCCAAAGTGCTGCACCCGCTGGCCGTCACCCCGCTGCAGCAAAGCGGCATTCCCCTGCGCGTGAAGGGCGCCGCGGATCCCGACCATCCGGGCACGCTGATCGTCGCGGAGCCTCAAATCGATCCGGCGCACCCGGTGAAGGCCGTGACGGCCATTCGTAACCTGGCGGTGCTGACAGTGGGAGGCGCGGGTCTGGTCGGGGTGCCGGACGCCTTCGGCCAGATTTTTCAGGTCCTCGCGCGTGAGGAGATCAATGTTCATATGATCTCTCAGGGAAATTCGCAGGCGACCCTCTCGCTGGTGGTGAGTCAGCCCGACGCTCGCCGGGCCGCTGAAGTGCTGAAGCGTGACCTGGGAAACAGCGGGTATCCGCGTGAGCTGCACCTGCAGGAAAACGTCGCGGTGGTCGCGGTCGTGGGCGAGGGTATGCGCGGCTCGCGCGGCGTGGCCGCCCGGCTGTTTGGTGCGGTGGCGCAGGCCAATGTCAACCTGCTGATGATCGCGCAGGGATCGAGCGAGCTCAACATTTCCTTTGCCATCGAGAACCGCGATGTGGAAGCTGCCGTGCGTGCGGCCCACGCTGCGTTCGAACTCGGCGCGCAACTGCGCCCCGCCTGA
- the gap gene encoding type I glyceraldehyde-3-phosphate dehydrogenase has product MKVGINGFGRIGRLVFRILVERGVEVVAINDLTDNHTLATLLKYDSNFGRFNGTVEYDEQNLTVNGRTIRALAERDPAAIPWGELGADIVIESTGIFTDGEQARKHLQGGAKKVIITAPAKNVDFDVLIGVNEKEYDAAQHHIISNASCTTNSLAPVMKVLDEAFGIEKSLMTTIHSYTNDQRVLDLPHKDLRRARAAGVNIIPTSTGAATAVAKVLPQLKGRFDGSSLRVPTPTGSISDITLLFKRDVTAEEINGALRSAAEGELKGIMAYTEDPIVLSDIQGDPHSAIVDGELTMSLGNMAKVFSWYDNEWGYSNRIADLTQLISSKG; this is encoded by the coding sequence ATGAAAGTCGGAATCAACGGGTTTGGGCGCATTGGCCGCCTCGTCTTTCGCATTCTGGTCGAGCGTGGCGTCGAGGTCGTGGCCATCAACGACCTGACGGACAATCACACCCTGGCGACGCTCCTGAAGTACGACAGCAACTTCGGGCGTTTCAATGGCACGGTCGAATACGACGAGCAGAACCTGACCGTCAACGGGCGCACCATCCGCGCTCTGGCCGAGCGCGATCCTGCCGCCATTCCCTGGGGTGAGCTGGGCGCCGACATCGTCATCGAATCGACCGGGATCTTCACCGATGGTGAGCAGGCGCGCAAGCACCTGCAGGGCGGCGCGAAAAAGGTGATCATCACCGCGCCTGCCAAGAACGTCGATTTCGATGTGCTGATCGGCGTAAACGAAAAGGAATACGACGCCGCGCAGCATCACATCATCAGCAACGCCTCGTGCACCACCAACAGCCTGGCGCCCGTCATGAAAGTGCTCGATGAAGCGTTCGGCATCGAGAAGTCACTCATGACCACCATTCACAGCTACACCAACGACCAGCGCGTCCTCGATTTGCCGCACAAGGACCTGCGACGCGCGCGCGCCGCCGGGGTGAACATCATTCCCACCAGCACAGGAGCCGCCACTGCCGTGGCCAAAGTGCTGCCGCAGCTCAAGGGCCGCTTCGATGGTTCCTCGCTGCGGGTGCCCACGCCCACCGGCTCGATCAGCGACATTACGCTGCTGTTCAAGCGTGACGTGACCGCCGAGGAAATCAACGGGGCGCTGCGCAGTGCGGCCGAGGGCGAACTGAAGGGCATCATGGCCTACACCGAAGATCCGATCGTCCTGTCGGACATTCAGGGCGATCCGCACAGCGCCATCGTGGACGGTGAGCTCACCATGTCCCTCGGCAACATGGCCAAGGTGTTCTCGTGGTACGACAACGAGTGGGGTTACAGCAACCGCATCGCCGACCTCACCCAGCTGATCAGCAGCAAAGGCTGA
- a CDS encoding YbjN domain-containing protein encodes MADTALLTLDTVAKYLKDKEVILDIEEQNGQRFIRMGWKFEMGDAAVLVSVNDGPNNTSRLEITCVTQKQYTGRKDEVMDLLNGRNRERAFSRSIDGDGNVWLEYVGFYPTLMEFPQDTFDTLFGGVLMHFQDDYATLEGVPPTPQA; translated from the coding sequence ATGGCAGATACCGCCCTGCTGACGCTTGACACCGTCGCGAAGTACCTCAAGGACAAGGAAGTCATCCTCGACATCGAAGAGCAAAACGGCCAGCGTTTCATCCGCATGGGCTGGAAGTTCGAGATGGGTGACGCGGCCGTGCTGGTCAGCGTCAACGACGGCCCCAACAACACGAGCCGCCTCGAAATCACCTGCGTCACCCAAAAGCAGTACACTGGCCGCAAGGACGAGGTCATGGACCTGCTCAACGGCCGCAACCGCGAGCGCGCCTTCAGCCGCTCGATCGACGGGGACGGCAACGTCTGGCTGGAATACGTCGGCTTCTACCCCACCCTGATGGAATTCCCGCAGGACACCTTCGACACGCTGTTCGGCGGCGTGCTGATGCATTTCCAGGATGACTACGCCACCCTGGAGGGCGTGCCGCCCACCCCACAGGCCTGA
- the pepF gene encoding oligoendopeptidase F: MTTVLPKRAELDVRTTWNLERLFATSDAWEQEFAQVQQELPSLRAFAGQLADAETVARFFAAQEALALRVARLFTYASMAASVDALDVTASARRERAASLQSLLAAAGAFAEPELLSLSAGTLNSWAASAELRSYAQVFRNLERQRSHVRSAEVEELLGLVRGPFAAARTIHPTLVNTDLDLGQVGDVKLGHGNIDALTSSVDREVRRSAWEAYADAHRTAQHTMAACLSAGVRQDVFAARARRYDSSLAAALAPNNLPTGVFHALIETYRRHLPTWHRYWQVRLRWLNERQGLGLSRLREYDVKAPLSPEAPSVPYAQATEWLAAGMAPLGSEYVEVMRAGLTTERWVDIYPNAGKRQGAYSSGVPGGLPYIFMSYRDNLQGLSTLAHEIGHSMHSYLTWQHQPYAYSRYSLFVAEVASNFNQAMVRRHLFATQPGVNFQIALIEEAMSNFHRYFFVMPSLARFELEIHERVERGEALSAPQLNDLMADLLQEGYGDAVEVDRERSGLTWAMFSTHLYSNFYVWQYATGISAAHALLARFDTDAQRAREDYLEFLRAGSSRYPLDALLGAGVDMRSGEAVEQTFGVLDGYIDRLEALLDAGA; this comes from the coding sequence ATGACCACTGTCCTGCCAAAGCGCGCGGAGCTTGACGTGCGCACGACCTGGAACCTCGAACGTCTCTTCGCCACCTCCGACGCCTGGGAGCAGGAATTCGCTCAGGTGCAACAGGAATTGCCCTCTTTGCGCGCTTTTGCCGGTCAGCTGGCCGACGCCGAAACGGTCGCGCGTTTCTTCGCGGCCCAGGAGGCGCTGGCGTTGCGTGTCGCTCGGTTGTTCACCTACGCCAGCATGGCCGCTTCGGTGGACGCGCTTGACGTGACTGCCAGCGCCCGGCGCGAGCGGGCGGCCAGCCTGCAGAGCCTGCTGGCCGCCGCAGGGGCCTTTGCCGAGCCCGAATTGCTCTCGCTGAGCGCAGGGACCCTGAATTCCTGGGCGGCGTCTGCGGAACTGCGTTCGTACGCACAGGTCTTTCGCAATCTGGAACGCCAGCGGTCTCACGTGCGCAGTGCCGAGGTCGAGGAGCTGCTCGGCCTGGTGCGCGGTCCTTTCGCGGCGGCGCGCACGATTCACCCCACCCTGGTCAACACCGACCTCGACCTCGGGCAGGTCGGAGACGTCAAGCTGGGTCACGGAAACATCGATGCGCTGACGAGTAGCGTGGACCGGGAAGTGCGCCGTTCCGCCTGGGAAGCGTACGCTGACGCGCACCGCACGGCGCAGCACACCATGGCCGCGTGTCTTTCTGCGGGCGTAAGGCAGGATGTCTTCGCCGCGCGGGCGCGACGCTACGACAGCTCTCTCGCCGCGGCCTTGGCGCCCAACAACCTTCCTACCGGCGTGTTTCATGCCCTGATCGAGACGTACCGTCGGCACCTGCCGACCTGGCATCGTTACTGGCAGGTGCGTTTGCGGTGGCTCAACGAGCGACAGGGACTGGGCCTCAGCCGGCTTCGTGAGTACGACGTCAAGGCGCCGCTCAGCCCGGAAGCACCGAGCGTGCCGTACGCTCAGGCGACCGAATGGCTCGCCGCGGGCATGGCCCCGCTGGGAAGCGAGTACGTCGAGGTGATGCGAGCGGGGCTGACCACGGAACGCTGGGTCGACATCTATCCCAACGCCGGCAAACGTCAGGGCGCGTACTCCAGCGGCGTTCCCGGTGGTCTGCCTTACATCTTCATGAGCTACCGTGACAACCTGCAGGGGCTTTCGACGCTGGCGCACGAGATCGGGCACTCGATGCATTCGTATCTGACCTGGCAGCACCAGCCTTATGCCTACTCGCGCTACAGCCTGTTCGTGGCCGAGGTCGCGAGCAACTTCAATCAGGCCATGGTTCGCCGCCACCTGTTCGCCACCCAGCCCGGCGTGAACTTTCAGATCGCCCTGATCGAAGAAGCCATGAGCAACTTTCACCGCTATTTCTTCGTGATGCCGTCCCTGGCCCGCTTCGAACTGGAGATTCACGAGCGCGTCGAGCGCGGAGAAGCCCTCTCGGCGCCACAGCTGAACGACCTGATGGCCGACCTTCTGCAGGAAGGCTACGGCGACGCCGTCGAAGTCGACCGCGAGCGCAGCGGGCTCACCTGGGCGATGTTCTCGACACACCTGTACAGCAACTTCTACGTGTGGCAGTACGCGACGGGCATCAGCGCCGCGCACGCCCTGCTGGCGCGCTTCGACACCGATGCGCAGAGGGCCCGCGAGGATTATCTGGAGTTTCTGCGTGCGGGCAGCTCCCGTTATCCGCTGGACGCCCTGCTCGGCGCTGGGGTCGACATGCGCAGCGGCGAGGCCGTCGAGCAGACGTTCGGGGTGCTCGACGGCTACATCGACCGGCTCGAAGCGCTGCTCGACGCCGGCGCCTGA